One genomic window of Clostridium taeniosporum includes the following:
- a CDS encoding LysR family transcriptional regulator gives MNFRKLKIFYETATELNMTNVAKKLYISQPSISQAIHEIEDELEVKLFDRIGKKLYLTYEGETYLNYTRRILNLYDESIRTINDINTNEKGKIKIGASTTIGIYILPDIIKGFLKEHSGIEISLAIDNTANIEKLILENKVDFAYIEGTTSFDEIVQSKVWKDELIFISSLNHSWATKKNLSKKDIIKEKLIMREQGSGTREIIESYLKNNNIDYRVFMELGNTEAIKKSVEANLGVSCLSFRSVDEKIKSGALKGYRLKEGKITRDLTLIYHRDKFLSKSMKNFIYYSFE, from the coding sequence ATGAATTTTAGAAAATTAAAAATATTTTATGAAACAGCAACAGAATTAAATATGACTAATGTAGCTAAAAAATTATATATAAGCCAGCCTTCAATAAGTCAGGCCATACATGAGATAGAAGATGAATTAGAAGTAAAATTGTTTGATAGAATAGGTAAAAAACTTTATTTAACTTATGAAGGAGAAACTTATTTAAATTATACAAGAAGAATACTTAACTTATATGATGAATCTATAAGAACTATTAATGATATAAATACAAATGAAAAGGGAAAAATAAAGATTGGTGCTAGTACAACTATAGGAATATACATATTGCCTGATATAATAAAAGGATTTTTAAAAGAACATAGTGGAATAGAAATTTCTTTAGCAATAGATAATACTGCAAATATAGAAAAGTTAATATTAGAAAATAAAGTTGATTTTGCTTATATTGAAGGTACAACTAGTTTTGATGAAATAGTTCAATCGAAAGTATGGAAAGATGAGCTTATATTTATATCTAGTTTAAATCATTCTTGGGCAACAAAAAAAAATTTAAGTAAGAAAGATATAATAAAAGAAAAACTTATAATGAGAGAACAAGGAAGTGGTACGCGAGAAATAATAGAATCATATTTAAAAAATAACAATATAGATTATAGGGTTTTTATGGAGCTTGGGAATACTGAAGCTATCAAAAAAAGTGTAGAAGCTAATTTAGGGGTTAGTTGTTTATCCTTCAGAAGTGTAGATGAAAAAATAAAAAGTGGAGCCTTAAAAGGATATAGGCTAAAAGAAGGAAAAATAACAAGAGATTTAACATTGATTTATCATCGTGACAAATTTTTAAGTAAGAGCATGAAAAATTTTATATATTATTCATTTGAATAA
- a CDS encoding methyl-accepting chemotaxis protein: MIKDIFYTKSKKENYKKNIGFLKSLSVKTKLRSSYIMLSLLIFLTALISIKSIDIVNKNSNRIYNINFKSIQNVDSINSNVKELDSYFMNIFMSSDTNESYKYSNKIKILLQQTNRLLDSYENIDTTEFEKSKFLQLKDYINSLKKCSLDIIELIDSGNLEEANKMYNADMIRIKNSSYDLLKTLANLSESNAKKSNMENSKVFKEVLISTIIIALIGLIVSFVLIILIGKLILRPLREIENLAERMSKYDISKNIELTSKDEFGITGELLNRSQDNMRGLISLVMQESYQLSSLSEELSATVQEVNSKVELVNVSTNEINTSMKQTSETYNEINNSINNVNDNMEKLSDKAEEGNINANTIKSRAIIIKENSEKAINNISDIYSNKETEILKAIEEVRVVSEIKKMADIIDNISKQTNLLALNASIEAARAGEAGKGFSVVANEVKRLAEESSNAVATIKNTINKVEISVNNLLESSNDILKFIGEDINKNLNDYSEISNKYIEDGNFMTDMSKELAVLSKEVDTNMEEVGQAIYDIGIDSNKSANNIDNIQNSLNDTSLAMKQVLVAAEEQANIALKIDDLIKNFVV; this comes from the coding sequence ATGATAAAAGATATATTTTATACAAAGAGTAAAAAAGAGAATTATAAAAAGAATATTGGATTTTTAAAAAGTTTAAGTGTGAAAACTAAATTGAGATCATCGTATATAATGTTATCTTTGTTAATATTTTTAACAGCTTTAATTTCTATTAAGAGTATAGATATAGTAAATAAAAATTCTAATAGAATTTATAATATAAATTTTAAATCAATACAAAATGTAGATAGTATAAATTCAAATGTAAAAGAACTTGATTCATATTTTATGAATATATTTATGAGTTCAGATACTAATGAAAGTTACAAATATTCAAATAAGATAAAAATATTATTACAACAAACAAATAGACTTTTAGATAGCTATGAGAATATTGATACAACTGAATTTGAAAAAAGCAAATTTCTTCAATTAAAAGATTATATAAACAGTTTAAAAAAATGTTCTTTAGATATAATTGAATTGATAGATTCAGGAAATTTGGAAGAAGCAAATAAAATGTATAATGCAGATATGATTAGAATAAAGAATAGTTCTTATGACTTATTAAAAACACTTGCTAATTTATCTGAAAGCAATGCTAAGAAAAGTAATATGGAAAATAGCAAAGTGTTTAAAGAAGTTTTAATAAGTACAATAATAATAGCTTTAATAGGTTTAATAGTTTCTTTTGTATTGATTATTTTAATTGGAAAACTTATATTAAGACCACTAAGAGAAATAGAAAATTTAGCAGAAAGAATGTCTAAGTATGATATTTCAAAGAATATAGAATTAACAAGTAAAGATGAATTTGGAATAACTGGTGAATTATTAAATAGATCACAAGACAATATGAGAGGTCTTATATCTTTAGTAATGCAAGAGTCTTATCAACTAAGTTCATTAAGTGAAGAATTATCTGCTACTGTTCAAGAAGTAAACTCAAAAGTAGAATTAGTAAATGTATCAACAAATGAAATAAATACTTCAATGAAGCAAACTAGTGAAACTTATAATGAAATAAATAATTCTATTAACAATGTTAATGACAATATGGAAAAGTTATCCGATAAAGCTGAAGAAGGAAACATTAATGCTAATACAATTAAAAGTAGAGCTATAATAATTAAAGAAAATAGTGAAAAAGCAATTAACAATATTTCAGATATATATTCTAATAAAGAAACTGAAATTTTAAAAGCAATTGAAGAAGTAAGAGTAGTAAGTGAAATTAAGAAAATGGCAGATATAATAGATAATATTTCAAAACAAACTAATCTTTTAGCTTTAAATGCATCAATAGAAGCAGCTAGAGCAGGGGAAGCAGGAAAAGGATTTAGTGTTGTTGCAAATGAAGTAAAAAGACTTGCAGAAGAATCATCAAATGCTGTTGCTACTATTAAAAACACAATAAATAAAGTTGAAATTTCAGTTAATAATTTATTAGAAAGCAGTAATGATATATTAAAATTTATAGGAGAAGATATAAATAAAAATCTAAATGACTATTCAGAAATAAGTAATAAATATATTGAAGATGGTAATTTTATGACTGATATGTCAAAGGAATTAGCAGTTTTATCAAAAGAAGTAGATACAAATATGGAAGAAGTAGGACAAGCTATATACGATATAGGAATAGATAGCAATAAATCAGCTAATAATATTGATAATATTCAAAACAGTTTAAATGATACTTCACTTGCAATGAAACAAGTTCTAGTAGCAGCAGAAGAGCAAGCCAATATAGCATTAAAAATTGATGATCTTATAAAAAATTTTGTAGTATAA